In one window of Cupriavidus necator N-1 DNA:
- a CDS encoding TetR/AcrR family transcriptional regulator, producing MAHMTTELTPARRYRGAEAEERRAQRRVQLIAAAVQVYGERGYQNATVKAVCEAAGLTERYFYESFANSEALLLASFQTVTHRLLHTLALAGEGAGGDGQQRALAMLRAYFGALQREPRSARVFLVEIRGVSKLVDGALAESLDEFGGMLAQALLPPGRKLDPLLTAGVAGGVVHIALRWITHGYAPDVEVVARTALQLALVLAHEPD from the coding sequence ATGGCGCACATGACGACCGAGCTCACCCCCGCGCGCCGCTACCGCGGCGCCGAAGCCGAAGAACGACGTGCCCAGCGCCGTGTGCAGCTGATTGCCGCGGCCGTGCAGGTCTACGGCGAGCGCGGCTACCAGAACGCCACCGTCAAGGCCGTGTGCGAGGCCGCGGGCCTGACCGAACGGTATTTCTATGAGTCGTTCGCCAACAGCGAGGCCTTGCTGCTGGCATCGTTTCAAACAGTGACCCACCGCTTGCTGCACACCCTCGCCCTGGCGGGCGAGGGGGCCGGAGGCGACGGCCAGCAACGCGCGCTGGCCATGCTGCGCGCCTATTTCGGGGCGCTGCAGCGCGAGCCGCGTTCAGCGCGGGTGTTCCTGGTGGAAATCCGCGGCGTCAGCAAGCTGGTCGACGGGGCGCTGGCGGAGTCGCTGGATGAATTCGGCGGGATGCTGGCGCAAGCGCTGCTGCCGCCGGGACGCAAGCTGGATCCGTTGCTGACGGCGGGGGTGGCGGGCGGGGTGGTCCACATCGCCCTGCGCTGGATCACGCATGGTTACGCGCCCGATGTGGAGGTGGTCGCGCGCACGGCGCTACAGCTGGCCCTGGTGCTGGCGCACGAGCCGGACTAG
- a CDS encoding Coq4 family protein — translation MATTTGSNPYKQDVFTAFQAVRKLMANGNDTEQVFRIMRALNGPSMPRNFSRLLSTPDGRRMVYQRVELAERLSDPAYVARFAPGTVGAAYRAFLEQTGYSADGLAKVSNLDQEPVVEDAYMWFGRRTRDIHDIWHVLTGYRADESLGEAALVAFSYAQTGGKGWAFIAIAASLKSLRVSGSLAFARAVLEGYRLGRRAQWLLGEDYENLLHEPIDAARARLGIAEPQRYLACNPVQEWTA, via the coding sequence ATGGCCACCACCACCGGTTCCAACCCCTACAAGCAGGATGTCTTCACCGCGTTCCAGGCCGTTCGCAAGCTGATGGCGAATGGCAACGACACGGAGCAGGTGTTCCGCATCATGCGCGCACTCAACGGGCCGTCCATGCCCCGCAACTTCAGCCGCCTGCTGAGCACACCGGACGGGCGGCGCATGGTCTACCAGCGCGTCGAGCTGGCGGAGCGCCTGTCCGATCCCGCCTACGTGGCCAGGTTCGCACCGGGCACGGTGGGCGCGGCCTATCGCGCCTTCCTGGAACAGACCGGCTACAGCGCTGACGGGCTGGCCAAGGTCTCGAACCTGGACCAGGAGCCCGTGGTCGAGGACGCCTACATGTGGTTCGGCCGGCGTACCCGCGACATCCACGACATCTGGCATGTGCTTACCGGCTACCGGGCCGATGAAAGCCTTGGCGAAGCCGCACTGGTGGCATTCAGCTATGCCCAGACCGGCGGCAAGGGCTGGGCCTTCATCGCCATCGCGGCGTCGCTGAAGAGCCTGCGCGTGAGCGGCAGCCTGGCCTTTGCGCGGGCCGTGCTGGAGGGCTACCGGCTGGGCCGCCGCGCCCAATGGCTGTTGGGCGAGGACTACGAGAACCTGCTGCATGAACCCATCGACGCGGCCCGCGCGCGGCTTGGCATTGCCGAACCCCAGCGCTACCTGGCCTGCAATCCCGTGCAGGAGTGGACGGCCTGA
- a CDS encoding flavin-containing monooxygenase: protein MTAPSSDDAVLDVLIVGAGLSGIGAARQLQMRCPGKRYAILEAREAMGGTWDLFRYPGIRSDSDMYTLGYRFKPWRGAKAIADGPSIRAYIRETAEEAGITSHIRFGHRVISAAWDSASACWTVEAEHTADHSRLRLRARLLYVCAGYYSYAEGHRPEFAGEEQFRGSMVHPQFWDESLDYAGKRVVVIGSGATAVTLVPAMAKSAAHVTMLQRSPTYIVTRPGEDAIAHKLRRILPERLAYAATRWKNVLLGMMFFQLARRRPDRVRQRLIGMAAAQLTPGYDVGTHFTPRYRPWDQRLCLVPDGDLFRAIRDGHASVVTDTIDRFTEDGIVLASGKTLAADVVVVATGLKLNMLGDIALTVDGQPRRPAECLAYKGMMLSDVPNLVLAFGYTNASWTLKADLTAEYVCRLLRHMDRHAHRIAVPRAPADVEPTPFLDFTSGYVQRAATVLPRQGHRKPWRVHQNYLKDLLTIRHGRIADGVLQFDVPPPSPLAHRAHRDSQDTTNKNTVPAVAASEVQS, encoded by the coding sequence ATGACCGCCCCAAGTTCCGATGACGCAGTCCTCGATGTCCTGATCGTAGGCGCCGGCCTGTCCGGCATTGGCGCCGCGCGCCAGCTGCAAATGCGCTGCCCCGGCAAGCGCTACGCCATCCTGGAGGCGCGCGAGGCCATGGGCGGCACCTGGGACCTGTTCCGCTACCCCGGCATCCGCTCGGATTCGGACATGTACACGCTGGGCTACCGCTTCAAGCCCTGGCGCGGCGCCAAGGCCATCGCCGACGGGCCGTCGATTCGCGCCTACATCCGCGAAACCGCCGAAGAGGCCGGCATCACGTCACATATCCGCTTTGGCCATCGGGTCATCAGCGCGGCATGGGACAGCGCCTCAGCCTGCTGGACGGTCGAAGCCGAACACACGGCGGACCACAGCCGGCTGCGCCTGCGCGCACGCTTGCTCTATGTGTGCGCGGGCTATTACAGCTATGCCGAGGGCCACCGGCCCGAATTTGCAGGCGAAGAACAATTCCGCGGCAGCATGGTGCATCCGCAGTTCTGGGACGAATCGCTCGACTACGCCGGCAAGCGCGTGGTGGTGATCGGCAGCGGCGCCACGGCGGTCACGCTGGTGCCGGCCATGGCGAAGAGCGCCGCGCACGTGACGATGCTGCAGCGCTCTCCCACCTATATCGTGACGCGCCCCGGCGAGGACGCCATCGCCCACAAGCTGCGCCGCATCCTGCCGGAGCGGCTGGCCTACGCCGCCACGCGCTGGAAGAACGTGCTGCTGGGCATGATGTTCTTCCAGCTGGCGCGGCGCCGGCCGGATCGCGTCAGGCAGCGCCTGATCGGCATGGCGGCAGCGCAACTGACGCCAGGCTATGACGTCGGCACCCACTTCACGCCCCGCTACAGGCCGTGGGACCAGCGCCTGTGCCTGGTGCCCGACGGCGACCTGTTCCGCGCGATCCGCGACGGGCACGCATCGGTGGTGACCGACACCATCGACCGGTTTACCGAAGACGGCATCGTGCTGGCCAGCGGCAAGACGCTGGCCGCGGATGTCGTGGTGGTGGCCACCGGCCTGAAGCTGAACATGCTGGGCGACATTGCGCTCACTGTAGACGGCCAGCCGCGCCGCCCCGCCGAATGCCTGGCCTACAAGGGGATGATGCTGAGCGATGTGCCCAACCTGGTGCTGGCCTTCGGGTACACCAATGCCTCGTGGACGCTCAAGGCCGACCTCACAGCCGAGTACGTCTGCCGCCTGCTGCGTCATATGGATCGCCACGCCCACCGCATTGCCGTGCCGCGCGCCCCCGCTGACGTTGAGCCGACCCCGTTCCTGGATTTCACCTCCGGCTACGTGCAGCGTGCCGCCACCGTGCTGCCCCGGCAAGGGCATCGCAAGCCATGGCGCGTGCACCAGAACTACCTGAAGGACCTGCTGACGATTCGGCACGGGCGCATCGCAGACGGCGTGTTGCAGTTCGATGTCCCGCCTCCCTCTCCCCTGGCACACCGGGCGCACCGGGACAGCCAGGACACCACGAACAAAAACACGGTGCCGGCCGTTGCCGCCAGCGAGGTGCAATCATGA
- a CDS encoding malonic semialdehyde reductase → MSQIDNAALAQLFTEARTHNVWQDRHVDDAVLHQIYEAMKFGPTAANSSPARIVFVKSAAEKARLVDCVSAGNVDKTRSAPVTAIIAFDTAFHDQLPKLFPHADARSWYAGNAEKIARDALMNSSLQGGYFILAARALGLDCGPMGGFDADKVNAAFFPDGKWQVNFLCNLGYGEADKLFPRGPRLSFDEACRIV, encoded by the coding sequence ATGTCCCAGATCGACAACGCCGCGCTGGCGCAGCTGTTCACCGAAGCCCGCACGCACAACGTGTGGCAGGACCGCCACGTGGACGACGCCGTGCTGCACCAGATCTATGAAGCGATGAAGTTCGGCCCGACCGCTGCCAACAGCAGCCCGGCGCGCATCGTGTTTGTCAAGAGCGCTGCCGAGAAGGCGCGCCTGGTGGACTGCGTGTCGGCCGGCAACGTCGACAAGACCCGTTCGGCGCCGGTGACGGCCATCATCGCCTTCGACACCGCCTTCCACGACCAGCTGCCCAAGCTGTTTCCGCATGCCGACGCCCGTTCCTGGTACGCCGGCAACGCCGAGAAGATCGCCCGCGACGCGCTGATGAACAGCTCGCTGCAAGGCGGCTACTTCATCCTGGCGGCGCGCGCGCTGGGCCTGGACTGCGGCCCGATGGGCGGCTTCGATGCCGACAAGGTCAACGCGGCCTTCTTCCCTGACGGCAAGTGGCAGGTCAACTTCCTGTGCAACCTGGGCTACGGTGAGGCCGACAAGCTGTTCCCGCGCGGCCCGCGCCTGTCGTTCGACGAAGCCTGCCGCATCGTCTGA
- the hemH gene encoding ferrochelatase translates to MTFSPEPAYQHGHAPRTAILLVNLGTPDAPTPKEVGRYLKEFLSDPRVVEIPRVAWLPLLHGVILPLRSRASALKYESIWLREAHMTGSPLLVYSERQAHALQRLLNQHGHEVTVACAMRYGNPSIASVLEALRRQGCEQVLVLPMYPQYSGTTTATAFDEVFRVLGQWRNQPELRLVKHFHDHPAYISALHQQVGAYWARHGMPDFARGDKLILSFHGVPRRTLELGDPYHCECLKTGRLLGEALGLQPGQYQVTFQSRFGKAEWLQPYTAPTLAELGKVGAGRVDVFCPGFPADCIETLEEIAMEGQTEFKVAGGKDFHFIPCLNDADPWVAAMAEIALQHLQGWPLATPHPHELEARRTRAQTRGAAA, encoded by the coding sequence ATGACGTTTTCTCCCGAACCGGCCTACCAGCACGGCCACGCGCCGCGCACGGCGATCCTGCTGGTCAACCTGGGCACCCCGGACGCACCCACGCCCAAGGAGGTGGGGCGCTACCTGAAGGAATTCCTGTCCGACCCGCGCGTGGTCGAGATCCCGCGCGTGGCCTGGCTGCCGCTGTTGCATGGGGTGATCCTGCCGCTGCGATCGCGCGCCTCGGCGCTGAAGTATGAATCGATCTGGCTGCGCGAGGCCCATATGACGGGCTCGCCGCTGCTGGTCTACAGCGAGCGCCAGGCCCATGCGCTGCAGCGGCTGCTGAACCAGCATGGCCATGAAGTGACGGTCGCGTGCGCAATGCGCTACGGCAACCCGTCGATCGCCTCGGTGCTGGAGGCGCTGCGCCGGCAGGGCTGCGAGCAGGTGCTGGTGCTGCCGATGTATCCGCAGTACTCGGGCACCACCACGGCCACGGCCTTCGACGAGGTGTTCCGGGTGCTGGGCCAGTGGCGCAACCAGCCCGAGCTGCGGCTGGTCAAGCATTTCCATGACCACCCGGCCTATATCTCGGCGCTGCACCAGCAGGTCGGCGCCTATTGGGCGCGGCACGGCATGCCGGACTTTGCCCGCGGCGACAAGCTGATCCTGTCGTTCCACGGCGTGCCGCGGCGCACGCTGGAGCTGGGCGACCCCTATCACTGCGAATGCCTGAAGACCGGCCGGCTGCTGGGCGAGGCGCTGGGCCTGCAGCCGGGCCAGTATCAGGTGACGTTCCAGTCCCGTTTTGGCAAGGCGGAATGGCTGCAGCCGTACACCGCGCCGACGCTGGCCGAGCTGGGCAAGGTCGGCGCGGGCCGGGTCGACGTCTTCTGCCCGGGCTTTCCGGCCGACTGCATCGAGACCCTGGAGGAAATCGCCATGGAAGGGCAGACCGAGTTCAAGGTCGCGGGCGGCAAGGATTTCCACTTCATCCCGTGTCTGAATGATGCCGATCCGTGGGTCGCGGCCATGGCCGAGATCGCGCTGCAGCACCTGCAGGGCTGGCCGCTGGCCACGCCGCATCCGCACGAACTGGAAGCACGGCGCACGCGCGCCCAGACCCGGGGAGCGGCGGCATGA
- a CDS encoding DUF1841 family protein, whose amino-acid sequence MFNPSREEVRRFFCDAWQKQLTGGVLTPLEAIAIDWIGEHPEYHGLLRDSEGALSQDYTPEQGQTNPFLHLSMHLSISEQVSVDQPRGIRQAYEALARRLDSPHEAQHQVMECLGEMLWQAQRTGQPPDGDHYVDCVKRRANR is encoded by the coding sequence ATGTTTAATCCCTCCCGAGAAGAAGTCCGCCGGTTCTTCTGCGATGCCTGGCAGAAGCAGCTCACAGGCGGCGTGCTGACCCCGCTGGAAGCCATCGCAATCGACTGGATCGGCGAGCACCCCGAGTACCACGGCCTGCTGCGCGACAGTGAAGGTGCGCTGTCGCAGGACTACACTCCCGAGCAAGGCCAGACCAACCCCTTCCTGCACCTGTCGATGCACCTGTCGATCTCCGAGCAGGTCTCGGTCGACCAGCCGCGCGGCATTCGCCAGGCCTATGAGGCGCTGGCGCGCCGGCTGGATTCCCCGCACGAAGCCCAGCACCAGGTGATGGAATGCCTGGGCGAAATGCTGTGGCAGGCACAACGCACCGGCCAGCCGCCCGACGGCGACCACTACGTCGATTGCGTGAAGCGCCGCGCCAACCGCTAA
- the grpE gene encoding nucleotide exchange factor GrpE: MEEQKQTPTTQTPTPAGEEAANASQETGAPETAAVDDVAAQLAALEAKAREHYDLYMRAVAEGENIRRRAQDDVAKAHKFAIENFADNLLPVMDSLQAALADGSGDIAKLREGVELTARQLAAAFERGKIVELNPVGEKFDPHRHQAISMVPADQEPNTVVTVLQRGYTIAERVLRPALVTVAAPK; this comes from the coding sequence ATGGAAGAACAGAAGCAGACGCCAACCACCCAGACGCCTACGCCCGCGGGCGAAGAGGCGGCCAACGCCAGCCAGGAAACCGGTGCGCCGGAAACCGCTGCCGTGGATGACGTGGCGGCCCAGCTGGCCGCCCTGGAAGCCAAGGCGCGCGAGCATTACGACCTGTATATGCGCGCCGTTGCCGAAGGCGAGAACATCCGCCGCCGGGCGCAGGACGATGTCGCCAAGGCGCACAAGTTCGCCATCGAGAACTTCGCCGACAACCTGCTGCCGGTGATGGACAGCCTGCAGGCCGCGCTGGCCGACGGCTCGGGCGATATCGCCAAGCTGCGCGAAGGCGTCGAACTGACCGCGCGCCAGCTGGCGGCCGCCTTTGAGCGCGGCAAGATCGTTGAACTCAACCCGGTGGGCGAGAAATTCGACCCGCACCGCCACCAGGCCATCTCGATGGTGCCGGCGGACCAGGAACCCAATACCGTGGTGACCGTGCTCCAGCGCGGCTACACCATTGCCGAGCGCGTGCTGCGGCCGGCGCTGGTGACGGTGGCGGCACCGAAGTAA
- a CDS encoding thioredoxin family protein — protein sequence MTTEPGAGSAQSSPAPHLDHRAFEAFGMREVDDGIIDAAIAGAGDALVCVFFWGVDCFNCEMAKKAMLANPEPVRALALHWLHANVYAHPGLGRRFGLHGIPVFMFFQNGKKLGRATGWHGHGQFAAAVANARLKASGKPLAG from the coding sequence ATGACCACTGAACCAGGCGCCGGCTCGGCGCAGTCGTCCCCGGCCCCCCACCTCGACCACCGCGCCTTCGAGGCGTTCGGCATGCGCGAGGTCGATGACGGCATCATCGACGCCGCCATAGCCGGGGCCGGCGACGCGCTGGTGTGCGTGTTCTTCTGGGGGGTGGACTGCTTCAACTGCGAGATGGCCAAGAAGGCCATGCTGGCCAACCCCGAACCGGTCCGCGCGCTGGCGCTGCACTGGCTGCATGCCAACGTCTACGCGCATCCCGGGCTGGGCCGGCGCTTTGGCCTGCATGGCATCCCGGTGTTCATGTTCTTTCAGAACGGCAAGAAACTGGGCCGCGCCACTGGCTGGCATGGCCACGGCCAGTTTGCCGCCGCGGTGGCCAATGCGCGGCTCAAGGCCAGCGGTAAGCCGCTGGCCGGCTGA
- a CDS encoding phospholipase A produces MPRIALPRRRRLASAGRAVAPLCLSLMLAWPLAGHAGVALLQPPRVIDGNQPLTLTLVVSADDATRRYRIPDTLEVTASGDLQAPVRLVLWREVSGPAVVNLRRGEHRAIRYTVALPPALRGQVRLDATGIDAAPVLVTLNRLPQPGEPATAAPPVAGKAPAANGTEPATDAAEPATATAAVPVSPVTTAGAAAPAPADLRDSARLSFHDPMYFMVGAHDGANAKFQLSFKYRLFQGEDPASKRLFDNLYVGYTQFSLWDLSEQSKPFRDTNYRPSLFYYLSDTGVRNNVISRLSLAAGLEHESNGRSGDESRSINTVFVKPTFYFGDQNDWHWRVAPKLYAYVEKGDNPDIAHYRGFMDLGIAYGRPDSWEFSATLRKGTRKWYGSVDAQLTYPMARLIPGTAGYLMAGYFVGYGESLLDYNHKLPWQFRIGYALSR; encoded by the coding sequence ATGCCCCGTATTGCCCTCCCCCGCCGGCGCCGGCTCGCGTCCGCCGGCCGCGCCGTTGCCCCGCTCTGCCTGTCGCTGATGCTGGCCTGGCCGCTGGCCGGCCACGCCGGGGTGGCGCTGCTGCAGCCGCCGCGCGTGATCGACGGCAACCAGCCGCTGACGCTGACGCTGGTGGTCAGCGCCGACGACGCCACGCGCCGCTACCGGATTCCCGACACGCTCGAAGTGACCGCCTCGGGCGACCTGCAGGCGCCGGTGCGGCTGGTGCTGTGGCGCGAAGTCTCGGGCCCGGCCGTGGTCAACCTGCGCCGCGGTGAGCACCGCGCGATCCGCTACACGGTGGCGCTGCCCCCGGCCCTGCGCGGCCAGGTGCGGCTGGATGCCACCGGCATCGACGCCGCGCCGGTACTGGTGACGCTGAACCGCCTGCCGCAGCCCGGCGAACCCGCCACCGCCGCGCCACCGGTCGCCGGCAAGGCACCGGCGGCGAACGGCACCGAGCCGGCCACCGACGCCGCAGAGCCGGCGACCGCTACCGCAGCCGTGCCGGTCTCCCCGGTCACCACGGCGGGCGCCGCCGCACCCGCGCCGGCCGACCTGCGCGACAGCGCCCGGCTGTCGTTCCATGACCCGATGTATTTCATGGTCGGCGCGCATGACGGCGCCAACGCCAAGTTCCAGCTGAGTTTCAAGTACCGCCTGTTTCAGGGCGAGGACCCGGCGTCGAAGCGCCTGTTCGACAACCTGTACGTGGGCTACACGCAGTTTTCGCTGTGGGACCTGTCCGAGCAGTCCAAGCCGTTCCGCGACACCAACTACCGGCCCAGCCTGTTCTATTACCTGTCGGATACCGGCGTGCGCAACAACGTCATCAGCCGGCTGTCGCTGGCGGCCGGCCTGGAGCATGAATCCAATGGCCGCAGCGGCGACGAATCGCGCAGCATCAATACGGTCTTCGTCAAGCCGACCTTCTACTTCGGCGACCAGAACGACTGGCACTGGCGCGTCGCGCCCAAGCTCTATGCCTATGTGGAAAAGGGCGACAACCCCGACATCGCCCACTACCGCGGCTTCATGGACCTGGGCATTGCCTACGGGCGCCCGGACTCATGGGAGTTCTCCGCCACGCTGCGCAAGGGCACGCGCAAGTGGTACGGCAGCGTCGACGCCCAGCTGACCTACCCGATGGCGCGGCTGATTCCCGGCACCGCGGGCTACCTGATGGCGGGCTACTTCGTCGGCTATGGCGAGAGCCTGCTGGACTACAACCACAAGCTGCCGTGGCAGTTCCGCATCGGCTACGCGCTGTCCCGCTGA
- a CDS encoding alpha/beta fold hydrolase, whose protein sequence is MTIVLTVFAVLIGLILVLGASLYLYTWRTARRIEAAMPPPGRFVDVPGARLHVVERGQGPAVLLVHGLSGQLENFGYGMIGPLAEHFRVIAVDRPGAGHSTRTPGSAADLPAQAAALAALCDKLGLERPLVVGHSLGGAIALALAIHHPERVGGLALIAPLTHPPKAISPVFQAMAVHSAWLRRLMAWTLVVPMSIRRREAVMDIVFGPDPVPDDFPTRGGGLLALRPCHFLAASEDLIGAAHSLPALLHRYGTLRVPVSVLYGREDHILDFAEHGEALVAKVPGATLTLVSGGHMLPVTAVDTSVDFVRDTAARLHVPAPAQAQVA, encoded by the coding sequence ATGACCATCGTCCTGACCGTCTTCGCGGTGCTGATCGGGCTGATCCTGGTGCTGGGCGCGTCGCTGTATCTGTACACGTGGCGCACCGCCCGGCGCATCGAAGCCGCCATGCCGCCGCCCGGCCGCTTTGTCGATGTGCCCGGCGCGCGGCTGCATGTGGTGGAGCGCGGCCAGGGCCCGGCGGTGCTGCTGGTGCATGGCTTGTCTGGCCAGCTTGAGAATTTTGGCTACGGCATGATCGGGCCGCTTGCCGAGCACTTCCGCGTGATCGCCGTCGACCGCCCCGGCGCGGGCCACTCCACACGCACGCCGGGCAGCGCCGCGGACCTGCCGGCACAGGCCGCGGCGCTCGCCGCGCTGTGCGACAAGCTTGGCCTGGAGCGTCCGCTGGTGGTGGGCCATTCGCTGGGCGGTGCCATTGCGCTGGCGCTGGCCATCCACCACCCCGAACGCGTGGGCGGGCTGGCACTGATCGCGCCGCTCACGCACCCGCCCAAGGCGATCTCGCCGGTGTTCCAGGCCATGGCCGTGCACAGCGCGTGGCTGCGCCGGCTGATGGCATGGACGCTGGTGGTGCCGATGTCGATACGGCGCCGCGAAGCCGTGATGGACATCGTATTCGGCCCGGACCCGGTGCCGGACGACTTCCCGACGCGCGGAGGCGGCCTGCTGGCGCTGCGGCCCTGCCACTTCCTGGCCGCGTCCGAAGACCTGATCGGTGCCGCGCATAGCCTGCCGGCGCTGCTGCACCGCTATGGCACGCTGCGCGTGCCGGTCAGTGTCCTCTACGGCCGCGAAGACCACATCCTGGACTTTGCCGAGCATGGCGAAGCGCTTGTCGCCAAGGTCCCCGGCGCCACGCTGACATTGGTCAGCGGCGGGCATATGCTGCCGGTGACCGCCGTCGATACCAGCGTCGATTTCGTCCGCGACACCGCCGCCCGGCTGCATGTACCCGCGCCGGCCCAGGCGCAGGTCGCCTGA
- a CDS encoding RNA-binding S4 domain-containing protein yields MNVDFAPDARQRIDKWLWCARFFKTRSLAAEAVERGKVTVNGQPCKNSREVKPGDMVVLEAHQQRWELVVMGIAPARGPAPVAQTLYEESAESQSRRLADAERRRLQPEPSAQIQGRPTKRDRRRIDHLKS; encoded by the coding sequence ATGAATGTCGACTTTGCGCCGGATGCGCGCCAGCGCATTGACAAATGGCTGTGGTGCGCGCGCTTCTTCAAGACGCGCTCGCTGGCGGCCGAAGCGGTGGAGCGCGGCAAGGTGACCGTGAACGGCCAGCCATGCAAGAACTCGCGCGAGGTGAAGCCCGGCGACATGGTGGTGCTGGAAGCGCACCAGCAGCGCTGGGAACTGGTGGTGATGGGCATCGCCCCGGCGCGCGGGCCGGCGCCGGTGGCGCAGACGCTGTATGAGGAAAGTGCCGAAAGCCAGTCCCGCCGGCTGGCCGATGCCGAACGCCGGCGCCTGCAGCCGGAGCCGTCCGCGCAGATCCAGGGGCGCCCGACCAAGCGGGACCGGCGCCGCATCGACCACCTGAAGAGCTGA
- the nth gene encoding endonuclease III, with translation MNAAKCRAIFETLRETNPAPATELEYSSPFELLIAVLLSAQATDVGVNKATRRLFPVAHTPRQMLDLGEAGLSEYIKTIGLYKTKAKHVIETCHILVERHGGKVPPDREALEALPGVGRKTANVVLNTAFGEPTIAVDTHIFRVANRTGLAPGKTVQIVEQKLLKCVPHEFLHDAHHWLILHGRYVCKARKPECWHCVIEPLCEFREKTPAPQL, from the coding sequence ATGAACGCCGCCAAGTGCCGTGCCATCTTTGAGACGCTGCGCGAAACCAACCCAGCCCCGGCCACCGAGCTGGAATACAGCTCGCCGTTCGAGTTGCTGATCGCCGTGCTGCTGTCGGCGCAGGCGACCGACGTCGGCGTCAACAAGGCCACGCGACGGCTGTTCCCGGTGGCGCATACCCCGCGGCAGATGCTGGACCTGGGCGAAGCCGGCCTCAGCGAGTACATCAAGACCATCGGGCTGTACAAGACCAAGGCGAAGCACGTGATTGAAACCTGCCACATCCTGGTCGAGCGCCACGGCGGCAAGGTCCCGCCCGATCGCGAAGCGCTGGAGGCCCTGCCGGGCGTGGGCCGCAAGACCGCCAACGTGGTGCTCAACACCGCGTTCGGCGAGCCCACCATCGCGGTGGACACGCATATCTTCCGGGTAGCGAACCGCACCGGGCTGGCGCCGGGCAAGACCGTGCAGATCGTCGAGCAGAAGCTGCTCAAGTGCGTGCCGCATGAGTTTCTGCACGATGCCCACCACTGGCTGATCCTGCACGGCCGCTACGTCTGCAAGGCGCGCAAGCCCGAGTGCTGGCACTGCGTGATCGAGCCGCTATGCGAGTTCAGGGAAAAGACGCCGGCGCCGCAGTTGTGA
- a CDS encoding DMT family transporter: protein MTASAQTAPDHARDKLAGVLLIALSASAFGAMAIFARFAYAAGADVYGLLLVRFMLAAAALAWVMRTRGIALPPWRRVLALAAMGGIGYVGQLFCFFSALNHAQASLVALLLYLYPLFVTILAAVFLKERLTTAAVIALVLCSVGAGLTVGGGEGSPLGIALGLAAAVIYSVYIIVGARVTAGVNPIATTTVICTAAALVYGAVGLLRMGAGAPPQFPATAGGWLALAAIALLSTVLAILTFFAGLQRLGAAQASMLSTLEPVVTVLLAALLLGEHIGAAQAVGGGLILAGVLWLTRRGSAPAPARADMQGN from the coding sequence ATGACCGCTTCCGCCCAAACCGCCCCGGACCACGCCCGCGACAAGCTGGCCGGCGTGCTGCTGATCGCGCTGTCGGCCAGCGCCTTTGGCGCCATGGCGATCTTCGCGCGCTTTGCCTACGCGGCCGGCGCGGATGTCTACGGGCTGCTGCTGGTGCGCTTCATGCTGGCCGCCGCGGCATTGGCCTGGGTGATGCGCACGCGCGGCATCGCCTTGCCGCCGTGGCGCCGCGTGCTGGCGCTGGCGGCGATGGGCGGCATCGGCTATGTCGGCCAGCTGTTTTGCTTCTTCAGCGCGCTCAACCATGCGCAGGCCAGCCTGGTGGCGCTGTTGCTGTACCTGTATCCGCTGTTCGTGACGATCCTGGCGGCGGTCTTCCTGAAGGAGCGGCTGACCACTGCCGCGGTGATCGCGCTGGTGTTGTGTTCGGTGGGCGCCGGCCTGACCGTCGGCGGCGGCGAGGGCTCACCGCTGGGGATCGCGCTGGGGCTGGCGGCGGCGGTGATCTATTCGGTCTATATCATCGTCGGCGCGCGCGTGACTGCCGGCGTCAACCCGATCGCCACCACCACGGTGATCTGCACCGCGGCGGCGCTGGTCTACGGCGCCGTCGGCCTGCTGCGGATGGGGGCGGGCGCGCCGCCGCAGTTCCCGGCCACTGCCGGCGGCTGGCTGGCGCTGGCAGCCATCGCGCTGTTGTCGACGGTGCTGGCGATCCTGACCTTCTTCGCCGGCCTGCAGCGGCTGGGCGCGGCGCAGGCGTCGATGCTGTCGACGCTGGAGCCGGTGGTCACGGTGCTGCTGGCGGCGCTGCTGCTGGGCGAGCATATCGGCGCGGCGCAGGCCGTGGGCGGCGGGCTGATCCTGGCCGGCGTGCTGTGGCTGACCCGCCGGGGCAGTGCGCCGGCGCCGGCCCGCGCCGATATGCAAGGGAATTGA